Genomic window (Candidatus Chlorobium masyuteum):
TTCGACGGATATGGGTCTCTTCTATCACATCGAGGGTTATGGGATCACCAAGACTAACCGGATGCGTTTTGGCGACAATGGAGTCCGGAAGAAGTTCAATACCGATCTGACCGTTTTTACCAAGAATAACAGCACGCTCCATCACATTGCGCAACTCCCGGATATTGCCCGGCCATGAATACGTTCTTAGTGAAGTTCGTGCCTGTTCGGTGAATCCATCAAAATTTTTCAGATTCTGGGCGGCAAAGAATTGCAGCATATTCAAGGCAAGCTGTTCAACATCATTGGGTCTGTCTGCAAGAGGTGGCAGATCGATCTGGATGCCGTTAAGGCGGTAGAAAAGGTCTTCACGGAACTCCCCTTCCCTGACTGCAAGATCAAGATCAGTATTGGTTGCGGCAATAATACGGACGTCGGCTTTGCGTGTCTGAGGCTCTCCGATTCGCTCATATTCACGATCCTGGATAAAGCGGAGCAGTTTTGGCTGAATGGAGAGAGGAAGATCACCGATCTCATCAAGAAAGAGCGTGCCCCCTTCGCATAAGGTTACTCTTCCGGGTTTATCCCTGACTGCTCCGGGAAACGAACCTTTGACGTGGCCGAAAAGCTCGCTTTCGAGCAGTTCTGTGCTCAACGATGGACAGGAAACAACCCCGAATGGCTCCTCCTTTCTCTGGCTCCAGTTGTGAATTGAACGGGCAAGTACAGTTTTACCTGTTCCGCTCGGACCCCGCAAAAGCACAAGCGCGTCTGAGAGGGCAACCTGACGGGAAAGCTCTATGGCTCGCTGCATTGAAGGGTACCGGGAGGTGAAATAGACCTCCGGATGCATACGGTTCAAGTCTTCCTGTAATGAGGCAATACGCATCTCCATAGCACATACTTCGGCAAGACGTGCGGTGATCGATTCAAGCTGGTCGGGAGTGAAAGGCTTGGCAAGATAGTCCGAAGCTCCGCGTTTCATTGCCTCAACGGCCGTCTCTATCGAGGAATAGGCTGTGATGACGACTATTTTGATCCATGGACATGCATTCAGGAGTGAGCGCTCCAGGTCAAGACCGCTTTCAGTACCCAACCGGATATCAACAAAGGCAATATCAAAAACCTGCTGTTCAGCCTCAGCACATGCATCCCTTGAATTACTGACCGCCTTTACACGATGGCCGCGTGACTCCATGAAAACCGTCAGGGTTTTCCGGATATTGGCTTCATCATCGACAATCAGGACATTGAGCGATTGCATGTAAATGCTGATATGATTTGTCTATGCGTAATACATTTGAATTATAATTAAATAATGACGGATTTCGCTGCCCTCTTCGGTACAGTTTTCTTTATGAAGATGATAGCGCCGTGACCTGCTGTCCAGAAAAGAGAGCGGCCAGGTAATGGATGGACAGAGAGATAACAATCTGGTTTGCCCTTTCCCTGGCTACAATAGATTAACCCGTATCATATCAATTCCATACATATTTCAGCTCCCGGAAATTTCTCCTTGACAGACTGGATTAGCAAATCCTCTTCAAAAGTCCCGAAATCTTCAACATCAATCGGAAAATCAGCACTGTCACTACTGAGGATAAACTCAGGTTCTCCTTCGCAGTTTTTCCTCATAACTTCAACGTGCCACTTCTCCGGATGAATGGTTGTGTTCCAACGGATATGTATCTTGTGCTGTGACATTTGCCCCCTTTATCGATGATTTACAATTTTTAAAGGCCCTTGATCATCCTCAGGGCTTATCTCTTTTTCTGACCTGCAATCCAATGCCGGAGAATCTGCGTAACTTCGATTTCCGATTTCGCACTGTGCATGGCTGCCCGCCACTGGCTGTCGCCTGCCATTTTACTGATCATCCCGAGAAGCTTGATATGGCTGTCCGGACGATTGACGGGAGAGAGCATGAGAAACATGATTGTTGCTGTATTCTGTGAATCCGGATCGCAAATCCCGAGCTTGCTTACCCCGATCGCAAGGACGGTTTCGTTGATTCCTTCGAGCCGGGCATGGGGAATGGCAATCTCTTCGCCAATAAAGGTTGCACCCTGTTTTTCCCGTTCGAGGAGTGCTCTCCATGCATAATCGAACGGAATGTCGGAGTGTGTCACGCAAAGTGTATCGAGCAATCGACGGATTGCTGACTCCTTTTCGAGAACTTCGTTCCAGAGCATGATATTGGAATGAATAATCGTTACCTCACGGTCATCACTCTCCTTTGGCTTGCCCATCAGATTTGCACGAATATCAGTGAGGTATTTCGAGGAACGAAGCTTTTTTCGGCGTTCATCCGGGTGGCGGATATCGGGCACAACAATCGTAATACCATGACTCTCCTCTATCAGTCGTTTGATCATCGGACGTTTGCCTGTCAGGCGCTGCAACAGGGAGAGCCGTTCCCCCGAATTACCGACCACAATGTGACCGACCCGGTACTCCTTTGCAAATTGAAGGATGGTTGACACAATATCGTTGCCCTTGTAAATAAAAACAGTCGCACCAAGCTGCTGGGCAAGGGCAAGCGTATTGGTGAGCCTGCGCTGAATGCCGGCATCGATCATTTCAGGGCTTTCCGAAAGGCTTTGCACATAGACGGCGTACCAGTTGCGATTCAGGCGGCCAGCTATTCTTGAGGCATAACGCAGCAACGCCTCACTGTTTTCCGATCTTGAGCTCAGGCAGACCATAACCTGATCCGGGCTTGACGAGGGCTCATCCTGCAGGGGACTTCTACGGCTTGAGTCGATTTGGGCAGCCACTTCGCGAAGCGTCAGCTCTCTCAACTGCTCAAGGTTTTCCTCTTTGAAAAAATTGGTAAGTGCCGATTCCGCCTTGCCGGCAAGATAGACCTTGCCCTCTTTAAGCCGCTGCAGCAGGTCATCGGTGGCAATATCGACGTTGACCAGTTGATCAGCCTGCAGAGCGATCCGGTCGGGAATGCGCTCCTTTACCTTTACACCGGTTGCCTGCTCAACGGTTTCATAAAGGCTTTCAAGATGCTGAATGTTGAGAGTCGAAACCACATGAATGCCTGTTCCGATAATCTCCTCTACATCCTGATACCGCTTTGCGTTCCTGGAGCCCGGCACATTGGTATGCGCGAGCTCATCGACCAGTACCACCGCAGGACGACGCTTGATAATGGAATCAATATCCATTTCGGTGATTTCAATACCGCGATAGGTCAGCGCTTTGCGGGGTATGATTTCAAGGTTTTCAAGCAAAGCTTCTGTCTCTTTTCTGCCGTGCGTTTCGACAATACCCACAACGACATCAATTCCCTGTTGCTGAAGACGCCGTGCTTCGAGCAGCATCTGGTATGTTTTCCCGACGCCGGCGCAGTAGCCGAGGTATATCCTCAGGCGACCTCGCTGTGATTGCTTTATCAACCGGAGAAAACTCTCCGCTCTGCTCTCTTCCATCGCAAGTAACTCCAGGTTTTATTGTCGAGATGCACTACTGTTTTTCTTTACGGCATCGAGTTCCATATTCAATACCAAAACATTGACAAGCCCCTCTCCGGACGAGAAGATCTGTTGGCCGGTTGTTTGGCGGCGAATCACCGTTTCAACTCCAGCGAGCGTCATCCCTCTTGCTGCGGCAACCCTTGGAGCCTGAAACAGCGCAGCACGAAGCGTAATGAAGGGGTCAAGTCCGCTGCCGGATGCTGCAGCAAGGTCAGCAGGAAGAGGCCTGTTGGCGTCAGCACCATAATCCGCGACTGTTTGCACGGCACGCTGCCGTACTTCAGGGCCTGCTGGCGAGAGATTGCTTCCTCCGGCACCTTCAGCATTGTACTTGACCGCCGAAGGTCTTGGCCAGAAATAGCCTGGGCGTGTAAACGGCTGGGCGATCAACCTGCTGCCGACAACCATCCCTGACCGGTCCCGAAGCAGCGAACCGGAAGCGCTCCCGGGGGTTGCAATGCGTGCAAAGGTGAAGATGCAGAGCGGATAGAGACCGCCGCAGAGCACAATAGTCGCAAGTACGATTCTGAGCGATGCTGCAAAATCAGCTCCTGTATCCTCCATAAATGTAATTTTCATATAAGGCTCCTGTTTTCAGAATAAACCGGTGATTGATAAAATCATGTCGATAAGCTTGATGCCGACAAAAGGCACCAGAACACCGCCGACACCATAAACGAGCAAATTGTTCCGCAACAGCGCTTCAGCCCCGAGTGGACGGTATTTGACCCCCCTGATGGCAATCGGAATGAGCATGGGGATAATGATCGCATTAAATATCAGCGCTGAAAGTATGGCGCTGCCCGGTGTTGCGAGTTGCATGATGTTCAGCACGCGAAGTCCGGGTATTGCAAGCAGGAACATGGCCGGAATGATGGCAAAATATTTTGCGACATCGTTGGCGATGGAAAAGGTGGTCAGTGCTCCGCGGGTCATCAAAAGCTGCTTGCCGATCTCGATAATTTCGATAAGCTTGGTCGGATCACTGTCGAGGTCGACCATGTTTCCCGCCTCCTTGGCCGCCTGTGTACCCGAATTCATGGCAACCCCTATATCCGCTTGCGCCAGGGCTGGAGCATCGTTGGTGCCGTCACCCATCATGGCAACCAGCCTTCCCGCCTGCTGCTCCTTCCGGATATACTGCAGTTTGTCCTCAGGTTTCGCTTCAGCTATATAGTCGTCCACTCCCGACTGCCGTGCGATTTCAGCTGCAGTCAGCGGATTATCACCGGTTACCATCACAACCCGCAGTCCCATTGAGCGCAACCGTCTGAACCGGTCGGTGATTCCCGGTTTGAGCACGTCTGAGAGCTCTACTACCCCGAGCGCCTTGTTGCCATCGGCGACTACAAGCGGAGTCATTCCTTTACGGGCAACAACATCAATTATTTCCTGAAGCTCACCCGGAATCGTTCCAGCCTGATCTTTGATGTATTGTTGAACCGCATCTCCAGCCCCTTTGCGCAACTGCCGCCCGTCGGCCATATCCATTCCGCTCAGTCGGGTCTGGGCCGAAAAGGCGATCACTTCAGCTCCTGCCTGTTCAGCGGGGGCCTGCTCTCCAAGGATTGTTACTCCAAGTGTGACTATGGATCGCCCTTCAGGAGTCTGGTCACCGAACGAGGCCTCCATGGCCACTCTGGCAAGATCTCGACTGTCGACTCCGTTCAGTGGAATGAAGCTGGTAGCCTGGCGATTACCCATCGTGATAGTCCCTGTCTTGTCAAGAAGCAGGGTGTCGATATCTCCGGCAAGCTCAACGGCCTTTCCGCTTTTGGCAAGCACATTGGCCGAAAGGGCCCGGTCCATGCCTGCAAGCCCGATGGCAGAAAGCAGTGCGCCTATGGTTGTCGGAATAAGGCAGACAAGCAGGGCCACAAGGGTGGGCACTGAAAGGTTGATGCCGAAATATCTGCCGATTGGCCAGAGCGTACCCGTCACCATCAGGAATGCGAGGGTCAATCCGGCAAGCGTAACCGTCAGGGCGAGTTCATTCGGAGTCTTCTGCCGCACAGCCCCCTCGACGAGCGCTATCATACGGTCAAGAAAAGAGTTGCCTGCCGAAACAGTGATCTTCACCACAATCTGGTCAGAGAGAACCCTTGTGCCACCGACAACACCGGAGCGGTCTCCTCCGGCCTCTCTTACTACAGGTGCCGATTCACCGGTGATGGCCGATTCGTCGACCATCGCCACGCCTTCATCCACCTCACCGTCACCGGGAATGAGTTCGCCGACAGAAACAACAACCAGATCACCTTCCTGAAGGTCATCCGAATTGACTTGCGTCACCTTGCCGTCACGAAGCCTGTTGGCAATGGTGTTCTGCCGGGTGCGCTTCAGACTGTCAGCCTGCGCCTTTCCGCGAGCCTCGGCAAGCGACTCCGCAAAATTTGAAAAGAGGACGGTCAGCCAGAGAACCAGCAAAACGGCAAGATTGTAGATCAAACCACCCTTTCCCGTCAATGCGTCGTAGAGTGTAATTGCCGTTGTCAGTACGGCTCCGATTTCGGTAATGAACATGACAGGGTTTTTGGCCATGACCACCGGATTGAGCATCCTGAAAGAGTGCACAATTGCGGCTCTGACCATAGAGCCTTCGAATATCGAGGCGTTGCGTGATCTCCTCCGTTCTGTTTTACCCGGAAGGCTCTCTCCTTGTATGCTCGCAGTGTTACTGCTCTGAAGGTTATTCATCATGGTTTGCGGGATTCATTTATTGAACAGTTGTCGAAAGGTAATCGGCCACCGGCCCAAGTACGGCGACAGGCATAAAGAGCAGTGCTCCGATCAGAAGTACGCTGCCGAGAATGACGACGGCGAAAAGCGGCGTATCAATGCGAAGCGTACCAATGGTTTCCGGAACAGGTTTCTTGGCCGCCATGGAACCGGCGATCGCCAGAGGCAGAATGATGGGAATAAAACGGCCAAGCAGCATCACCAGACCGGTAGCCACATTCCAAGGCACGGTATTATCACCGAGCCCTTCAAATCCTGAGCCGTTATTGGCTGCTGCTGAACTGAACTCATAGAGAATTTCAGTGAATCCGTGAGCGCCCTTGTTGAGCACACTGCCCGCTCCCCATGAGGTAGAGGCGAAAACTGCCGTTCCGACAAGAATAAGCAGTGGATGGACCAGCAGCGCGAGCAGTGCGAGCTTCATTTCATGGGTTTCCACCTTTCTGGCGCAGTATTCGGGAGTCCGGCCGACCATCATGCCGCAGATAAAGACGCCGACGATGATAAAAATGAACATATTGATGAATCCGACTCCCACTCCACCGAAAATCACATTCAGCCACATTCCTGCAAGCGGTATCAGACCGGTCAGCGGGTTGAGACTGTCGTGCATGCAGTTGACCGAACCGTTGCTGGTCGCCGTTGTGACGGCAGCCCAAATTGCGGCTGTCCCAGGCCCGAAACGCAGCTCCTTGCCTTCGAGATTCGATACGCTCTCAATGGGTAATCCACTGAAAGCCATGGCAGGAGCGCTCTCCAGATTGAGCGCGATGCCCGATTTCAGGATCAGCAGCAGCAGCATCACGGAAAATATCACTGCGGCATGACGCATCCGCCCGGTTATGCGTCCAAACATCCATACCGTTGCCATAGCAATCAGAGGAATGCTCGTACATTCGATATAATTGGTCAGAAATGACGGGTTTTCGAAAGGGTGTGTGGAATTAGGTCCAAAAAATCCTCCGCCGTTCGTACCGAGCTGTTTAATGGCCACCATGGCCGCCACCGGTCCCCGTGCTATAGTCTGCATCGACCCTTCCAGAGTTCGTGCTGCTGCCGACCCTTCAAAGGTCATGGGCACTCCTCCGGCAACAAGCAAAAGTGCGACAATAACCGAAAGCGGCAGAAGAATGAACAGGGTTGAACGGAGCAGATCGCGGTAAAAGTTACCAATAAGCGTGTTTCCGGCAAAAGACCTGGCCAAAGCGGTAAGGCAGGCAATGCCTGTTGCCGCCGAAACAAACTGTAGCCACGTCAGAGCAAAAAGCTGGGAGAAATAGCTCATCGAAACCTCTCCTGAGTAGTGCTGCAGGTTGGTGTTGGTCACGAAAGAAGCTGCCGTATTGAAAATCAGACTGGCTTCCAGAGCCCCCTTGCCGTCCGGATTGAGTGGAAGCAAATGCTGAAGAGCGAGCATGAGGACAACGGCTCCGAACATGATGGCATTGAAGGTCAGCATGGAGAGCAGATATCCTTTCCACTCCTGTTCCCTGTCAAGCATCCTTCCTCCGGTTTTTCTCAAAAGAATTGCCAGCAAACCATCACTGGATTTTTCCGGAGGATTCATGACTGCTGTCATGAACCGGCCCAGCGGCCATGAAAGCAGAACAGGCACGGCAATAAAAAGCAAAAGCATCACTATTTGCATACAGGACTCCATTAAAATTTTTCAGGTGATACTACGGCGATCATCAAATAGATCGCACAGGCAAACAGAACAGGCAAGATGAAATACTCCATTTTAAAAACCTCCGGATAGTGGGTGAATTAAGGCCGCAAGGCCGAGTAAGAGAAAAAAAATCAGTAGCCCCAGATAGATCGCCTGATAGGTGTTCATGTTCATACCGCCTCTTTTTCGTTGAGAATACTCTTTTTTAAAAGCTGGTGTTTATGGAGAGGTAACGTGAAGCTGAAGCGGGACCCTTTACCGGGATGGCTTTGTGAAGAAACGATTCCGCCTTGCGCTTCAACGAGCTCCTTGACAATGGCAAGTCCCAGTCCGACTCCTGATCGTTTATCCTGACCGGGAGCCCTGTAAAACTGCTCAAAAAGGTGCGTCATGTGTTCAGATGCAATTCCCGAACCGGTATCTTCGACGAAAAACCGGACAAACTCCTCTTCCAAGGCGGCTCCTGCCGTCACACTGCCGCCCGGCATGGTAAATCGAAGGGCATTTGAAAGCAGATTGGCGAAAATATGCCGTACCGAAGAGGCATCGGCAACGACATCGGGCAGCTCATCAGCAGTGAGTTCGGTGAGGGTGACATTGCGGTCTTTCGCTTCACCGAGAAAAGGTTCCATGCCTTCCCGAACAAGCACTGATGGCTGCACCGGACGGGGTTCGAGCTGTCCTTTGCCCGATTCGATGCGGTTCAGATCAAGCAGATCATCAAGCATTTCGACCAGCCGTTCACAATCCTCCCTGGCTCCGACCATCAATTCGGTCTGCTGCACATTCAGCTCCCCGACCTCTTCCTGCAGCAACAGGTGAAGTGACATGCGCAAAGAGGTCAACGGTGTTTTAAGCTGATGCGATACCGTCGATAACAGTCCCCGCTTCAGCTCCTGTTGTTCATGCAACTGCGTCACATCACTGATCATCAGAATCGAGCCGGTGACATCACCTGATTCAGATACGATCGGTACGGAAACAGGCTGAAAGAAATACTCTTTGTTGCCGACAAAATGCTGCACCCAACCTTTTTCCCTTAGTCCTGACGGTCCGGGATTAGAAAAAGAGTTGTCAAGAAGTTCCGACATCCAGGGAAAAGTGAGATCCAGTATTGAAACTCCCGGTTTCAAGCCAAAAAACCTGACAGCATTTTCACTCGAAACTTTTACCTGACCTTCAGAATCAAGAACAGTTACGGGTAAAGGAAGTGCCCTGAAAACATCGTCGATCAATTTGCGGCTCCGAAGCAGATTCACCATCTCGCTGTTCCGGTTCTGACGCAAAGCAATCAACATGGCATTGAACGACCGGGACAACTGGCCTACTTCATCATGGGCAACAGTCTGGAGGACAACTTCAAGATTTCCTCGACGGATCTCTTCAGTGGTTTCTATCAGATTCCTCAACGGGTTCAGAACCCAGCGCTGAATCTGATAGCCTAACAAAAGGGTGAGCAAAACACTGGCCATGCCAATCGAAAGCACCCGCCAGCGAGCTG
Coding sequences:
- a CDS encoding PTS sugar transporter subunit IIA — its product is MEESRAESFLRLIKQSQRGRLRIYLGYCAGVGKTYQMLLEARRLQQQGIDVVVGIVETHGRKETEALLENLEIIPRKALTYRGIEITEMDIDSIIKRRPAVVLVDELAHTNVPGSRNAKRYQDVEEIIGTGIHVVSTLNIQHLESLYETVEQATGVKVKERIPDRIALQADQLVNVDIATDDLLQRLKEGKVYLAGKAESALTNFFKEENLEQLRELTLREVAAQIDSSRRSPLQDEPSSSPDQVMVCLSSRSENSEALLRYASRIAGRLNRNWYAVYVQSLSESPEMIDAGIQRRLTNTLALAQQLGATVFIYKGNDIVSTILQFAKEYRVGHIVVGNSGERLSLLQRLTGKRPMIKRLIEESHGITIVVPDIRHPDERRKKLRSSKYLTDIRANLMGKPKESDDREVTIIHSNIMLWNEVLEKESAIRRLLDTLCVTHSDIPFDYAWRALLEREKQGATFIGEEIAIPHARLEGINETVLAIGVSKLGICDPDSQNTATIMFLMLSPVNRPDSHIKLLGMISKMAGDSQWRAAMHSAKSEIEVTQILRHWIAGQKKR
- a CDS encoding ATP-binding protein; the encoded protein is MKIGIRQKLLLGLGGMLIIISAISFMTIRQIDELGSSLAVVLKQNYLSVVACQDMKDALERIDSGVLNTFIGNHENGVQMVKEHKAKFSDALDRELHNITLPGEKERAERLHSLSAEYFGVLALVMDSSKPESLRRTLYYQKLLPKFDELKTIAREIFELNESNMISEKNAAHNLSISARWRVLSIGMASVLLTLLLGYQIQRWVLNPLRNLIETTEEIRRGNLEVVLQTVAHDEVGQLSRSFNAMLIALRQNRNSEMVNLLRSRKLIDDVFRALPLPVTVLDSEGQVKVSSENAVRFFGLKPGVSILDLTFPWMSELLDNSFSNPGPSGLREKGWVQHFVGNKEYFFQPVSVPIVSESGDVTGSILMISDVTQLHEQQELKRGLLSTVSHQLKTPLTSLRMSLHLLLQEEVGELNVQQTELMVGAREDCERLVEMLDDLLDLNRIESGKGQLEPRPVQPSVLVREGMEPFLGEAKDRNVTLTELTADELPDVVADASSVRHIFANLLSNALRFTMPGGSVTAGAALEEEFVRFFVEDTGSGIASEHMTHLFEQFYRAPGQDKRSGVGLGLAIVKELVEAQGGIVSSQSHPGKGSRFSFTLPLHKHQLLKKSILNEKEAV
- the kdpA gene encoding potassium-transporting ATPase subunit KdpA; the encoded protein is MQIVMLLLFIAVPVLLSWPLGRFMTAVMNPPEKSSDGLLAILLRKTGGRMLDREQEWKGYLLSMLTFNAIMFGAVVLMLALQHLLPLNPDGKGALEASLIFNTAASFVTNTNLQHYSGEVSMSYFSQLFALTWLQFVSAATGIACLTALARSFAGNTLIGNFYRDLLRSTLFILLPLSVIVALLLVAGGVPMTFEGSAAARTLEGSMQTIARGPVAAMVAIKQLGTNGGGFFGPNSTHPFENPSFLTNYIECTSIPLIAMATVWMFGRITGRMRHAAVIFSVMLLLLILKSGIALNLESAPAMAFSGLPIESVSNLEGKELRFGPGTAAIWAAVTTATSNGSVNCMHDSLNPLTGLIPLAGMWLNVIFGGVGVGFINMFIFIIVGVFICGMMVGRTPEYCARKVETHEMKLALLALLVHPLLILVGTAVFASTSWGAGSVLNKGAHGFTEILYEFSSAAANNGSGFEGLGDNTVPWNVATGLVMLLGRFIPIILPLAIAGSMAAKKPVPETIGTLRIDTPLFAVVILGSVLLIGALLFMPVAVLGPVADYLSTTVQ
- a CDS encoding potassium-transporting ATPase subunit C, which produces MKITFMEDTGADFAASLRIVLATIVLCGGLYPLCIFTFARIATPGSASGSLLRDRSGMVVGSRLIAQPFTRPGYFWPRPSAVKYNAEGAGGSNLSPAGPEVRQRAVQTVADYGADANRPLPADLAAASGSGLDPFITLRAALFQAPRVAAARGMTLAGVETVIRRQTTGQQIFSSGEGLVNVLVLNMELDAVKKNSSASRQ
- the kdpB gene encoding potassium-transporting ATPase subunit KdpB, coding for MMNNLQSSNTASIQGESLPGKTERRRSRNASIFEGSMVRAAIVHSFRMLNPVVMAKNPVMFITEIGAVLTTAITLYDALTGKGGLIYNLAVLLVLWLTVLFSNFAESLAEARGKAQADSLKRTRQNTIANRLRDGKVTQVNSDDLQEGDLVVVSVGELIPGDGEVDEGVAMVDESAITGESAPVVREAGGDRSGVVGGTRVLSDQIVVKITVSAGNSFLDRMIALVEGAVRQKTPNELALTVTLAGLTLAFLMVTGTLWPIGRYFGINLSVPTLVALLVCLIPTTIGALLSAIGLAGMDRALSANVLAKSGKAVELAGDIDTLLLDKTGTITMGNRQATSFIPLNGVDSRDLARVAMEASFGDQTPEGRSIVTLGVTILGEQAPAEQAGAEVIAFSAQTRLSGMDMADGRQLRKGAGDAVQQYIKDQAGTIPGELQEIIDVVARKGMTPLVVADGNKALGVVELSDVLKPGITDRFRRLRSMGLRVVMVTGDNPLTAAEIARQSGVDDYIAEAKPEDKLQYIRKEQQAGRLVAMMGDGTNDAPALAQADIGVAMNSGTQAAKEAGNMVDLDSDPTKLIEIIEIGKQLLMTRGALTTFSIANDVAKYFAIIPAMFLLAIPGLRVLNIMQLATPGSAILSALIFNAIIIPMLIPIAIRGVKYRPLGAEALLRNNLLVYGVGGVLVPFVGIKLIDMILSITGLF
- a CDS encoding sigma-54-dependent transcriptional regulator: MQSLNVLIVDDEANIRKTLTVFMESRGHRVKAVSNSRDACAEAEQQVFDIAFVDIRLGTESGLDLERSLLNACPWIKIVVITAYSSIETAVEAMKRGASDYLAKPFTPDQLESITARLAEVCAMEMRIASLQEDLNRMHPEVYFTSRYPSMQRAIELSRQVALSDALVLLRGPSGTGKTVLARSIHNWSQRKEEPFGVVSCPSLSTELLESELFGHVKGSFPGAVRDKPGRVTLCEGGTLFLDEIGDLPLSIQPKLLRFIQDREYERIGEPQTRKADVRIIAATNTDLDLAVREGEFREDLFYRLNGIQIDLPPLADRPNDVEQLALNMLQFFAAQNLKNFDGFTEQARTSLRTYSWPGNIRELRNVMERAVILGKNGQIGIELLPDSIVAKTHPVSLGDPITLDVIEETHIRRILASSKSLQEAADTLGIDQATLWRKRKQYGI